In Stieleria varia, one genomic interval encodes:
- a CDS encoding type IV pilus modification PilV family protein — protein sequence MKFKPTQTSGSTMSTHRMFPPPSSRHGLSIMEVLFAIGVLTVGLLGIASILPVATGNAKRTLDLDRAVEEVNNRVSADLARISGKVEGLIVANNSVTGFNTSRQRYVTVPYAEAPDAFCIDPWFLFAGDNLRNDTGSMPDTQINGYDRTLFPCYDSGYQPILASPSAPMSFSRPMGWNGPRMPRVALPFDGAGSIASFASAASSARSADNLAVIAATDNTKAPGLFVKATNGNTSLSRATVSGKYSSMVMMSRSAPGSDMFNASVVTLRDRELLINPSSMPISYSPTRQVFANLGTNPGNHPAFNLTPFTAAAPDAINPAPNELVYPNETVGYVTYTPGPIRGGGGGEFTYRHSAFANPQIGTGDWVLLMRREYSVAPGAIPPGGVGGPPATKPYPQPAAVPGPLKFAWYRVTNVTQQPTLDDTTNPTFYETSITVRGADWLFHPAQIYDPVLNYLPPYPNGPAHGGFYPADLNPDVPAYDFSVVGHPDFGTTIVLMPNVIGVQTFQVRL from the coding sequence ATGAAATTCAAACCAACTCAAACGTCAGGTTCGACGATGTCGACTCACAGAATGTTTCCCCCACCATCGTCACGTCATGGCCTTTCCATCATGGAAGTCCTCTTTGCGATCGGTGTACTGACGGTGGGGCTGTTGGGTATCGCATCCATCTTGCCGGTTGCGACGGGCAATGCCAAGCGAACGTTGGACTTGGACCGTGCGGTGGAGGAAGTCAACAATCGGGTGTCGGCTGATTTGGCTCGCATCAGTGGCAAAGTCGAAGGACTGATCGTAGCCAACAACAGTGTCACGGGTTTCAACACCAGTCGTCAGCGTTACGTGACGGTGCCGTATGCCGAAGCACCCGATGCGTTCTGTATCGATCCGTGGTTCCTGTTCGCGGGCGACAATCTGCGTAACGACACCGGGTCCATGCCAGACACTCAGATCAACGGATACGACCGAACATTGTTTCCGTGCTACGACAGCGGGTATCAGCCGATCTTGGCATCGCCATCGGCGCCGATGTCCTTCAGTCGACCGATGGGATGGAACGGTCCTCGCATGCCACGTGTGGCGTTACCGTTTGATGGTGCTGGCAGCATCGCCTCGTTCGCATCGGCCGCTTCGTCTGCTCGGAGCGCCGACAACTTGGCCGTCATCGCGGCTACCGACAACACCAAGGCACCAGGACTATTCGTCAAAGCCACCAACGGGAACACGTCTCTGTCTCGGGCTACCGTCAGCGGCAAGTATTCATCGATGGTGATGATGAGTCGTTCCGCTCCCGGCAGCGACATGTTCAACGCATCGGTGGTGACGCTTCGTGATCGCGAGCTGTTGATCAATCCCAGTTCGATGCCGATTTCCTATTCTCCGACACGACAAGTATTTGCGAATTTGGGAACCAACCCGGGCAACCATCCCGCATTCAATTTGACACCTTTTACTGCCGCGGCACCTGATGCGATCAATCCTGCTCCCAACGAGTTGGTTTATCCCAACGAGACGGTCGGTTACGTCACGTACACACCTGGACCGATTCGTGGCGGCGGAGGTGGCGAATTCACGTATCGCCACAGTGCGTTTGCAAATCCACAGATCGGTACGGGCGATTGGGTATTGTTGATGCGACGCGAGTATTCGGTGGCACCCGGTGCGATCCCGCCGGGAGGTGTCGGTGGTCCGCCAGCGACGAAGCCTTATCCACAGCCCGCAGCGGTTCCCGGGCCGCTGAAGTTTGCATGGTACCGGGTCACGAACGTCACTCAGCAACCGACCTTGGACGACACGACCAATCCAACCTTTTATGAAACATCCATCACCGTGCGTGGTGCTGACTGGTTGTTTCATCCAGCTCAGATTTACGATCCTGTACTGAACTATTTGCCCCCGTACCCCAACGGACCGGCTCACGGTGGTTTTTATCCCGCCGACTTGAACCCGGATGTTCCCGCCTACGACTTCAGTGTCGTGGGGCATCCTGATTTCGGCACGACGATCGTGCTGATGCCCAACGTGATCGGCGTACAGACCTTTCAAGTTCGTTTGTGA
- a CDS encoding pilus assembly FimT family protein, with protein sequence MNRQPKQTVRGFTLVELLVALTIAVVLTAIALPSVKDALRQNIVARAAAVVKGAFLNARAQAIRTGRPFGVVIERQRDTIGAGTPAQLNFFNANYASRLYYVQTPLLYRGDLEESAAYIFIGNSSANQPQRFFIPRVSAGVLNVAARGANGADRILSAGTKMSVGRSGSIFEITRLIDSDLTPYFSGQLPSWAIDNTVAPPAPIQGTVVEFNNAGYFPTYAIPGDLQLGQPYPFEIIANPVRAPLMPISLVGKTAVDLSISGPASAPMAFGTQAILGNQNLAADQAFGPITVMFSPEGQVDAVYTDTVVGGVVSRLRINPATTISFNVGYIDGVLSNIDDGARYPDVVPNTVFPNGANDPPLALPLPPEPLQVTKVPNFANSDCAWVSVQPLSGAVTLSTIAAQPSIAELSAYYGLGTSPPARSVMWARLHQSRRLTTAGVVQ encoded by the coding sequence ATGAATCGCCAACCAAAACAAACCGTTCGCGGATTCACGCTTGTCGAACTGCTGGTCGCACTGACCATCGCCGTGGTGTTGACGGCGATCGCGTTGCCATCGGTCAAAGATGCATTGCGCCAGAACATCGTCGCGCGAGCTGCTGCGGTGGTCAAAGGCGCTTTCTTGAATGCCCGCGCACAGGCGATCCGAACCGGTCGTCCTTTCGGAGTTGTGATCGAGCGACAACGTGACACGATCGGCGCGGGGACTCCGGCGCAGTTGAACTTTTTCAACGCCAACTACGCATCGCGTTTGTATTACGTGCAGACGCCATTGCTGTACCGTGGCGACTTGGAGGAATCGGCTGCTTATATCTTCATCGGAAACTCGAGTGCCAACCAACCTCAGCGATTCTTTATCCCACGTGTCAGTGCGGGCGTGCTAAACGTCGCTGCCAGGGGAGCCAACGGGGCGGATCGGATTCTGAGTGCGGGAACGAAGATGTCGGTGGGCCGTTCAGGCAGCATCTTTGAGATCACCCGACTGATCGATTCTGATCTGACTCCGTACTTTTCGGGTCAGTTGCCGTCTTGGGCGATCGACAACACGGTCGCACCACCGGCACCGATCCAGGGCACGGTCGTCGAGTTCAACAACGCGGGTTATTTTCCCACGTATGCGATCCCGGGCGATTTGCAACTGGGTCAACCGTACCCGTTTGAGATCATCGCCAATCCGGTCCGTGCACCATTGATGCCGATCAGTCTGGTGGGCAAGACTGCCGTTGACTTGTCGATCTCCGGTCCGGCCAGCGCACCGATGGCTTTCGGTACTCAGGCGATCTTGGGCAATCAGAATCTTGCAGCAGATCAAGCGTTCGGGCCGATCACGGTGATGTTTTCACCGGAGGGTCAAGTCGATGCGGTGTACACCGATACGGTTGTCGGTGGCGTGGTCAGCCGACTGCGAATCAATCCGGCAACGACCATTTCTTTCAATGTCGGTTACATCGATGGTGTGCTGAGCAACATCGACGATGGTGCTCGGTATCCGGACGTGGTTCCCAACACAGTCTTCCCAAACGGCGCCAACGATCCGCCATTGGCGTTGCCGTTGCCACCGGAGCCACTGCAGGTGACGAAGGTCCCCAACTTTGCCAACTCAGACTGTGCGTGGGTCAGCGTTCAGCCACTCAGTGGCGCGGTCACCCTCAGCACAATCGCTGCCCAGCCATCGATCGCGGAGCTGAGTGCTTATTACGGTTTGGGAACCAGCCCGCCGGCTCGCTCGGTGATGTGGGCGCGTTTGCATCAGTCACGTCGTCTGACCACAGCCGGAGTGGTGCAATGA